From one Acidimicrobiia bacterium genomic stretch:
- a CDS encoding sulfotransferase — MKQLAHPDWVRRMNLFGDTTGDPARMIGLDADELLATARAATGLDDLGEHDWPGYEETFRRLVASIDAESQPHLVGRVMTRGEMLRMLETWLRLQQFWDATPAVASQPIAAPLFVVGPPRTGTTILLELLALDPALRAPLAWEALQPLPVLRDGDAAADRERRRELSECEQELWSDVHPEFMTMHELASDLPCECVHFLAYDFAGPHWSMLYDTPSFTGWQLEHIEPLLARVYRLHRRMLQTFQYGDAPRQWLLKSPGHLQTLAQVFAEYPDARVIHTHRDPRRFIASLVSLLAVLRFTRSDRVDVASLGPLMELTYQMFLEQVIDQRTSGAIPDERIVDSHFVDLMADPVGALGKLYEQLDLAWPAHHDRTVRDYLAAKPKGKHGAHRYTFADVGLDEDSVRRSFARYVEHYGIIEE, encoded by the coding sequence ATGAAGCAGCTCGCGCACCCGGACTGGGTGCGGCGCATGAACCTGTTCGGCGACACGACCGGCGATCCCGCGCGCATGATCGGGCTCGACGCCGACGAGCTGCTCGCGACCGCGCGAGCGGCGACCGGACTCGACGATCTCGGCGAGCACGACTGGCCCGGTTACGAGGAGACGTTCCGGCGACTGGTCGCGTCGATCGACGCGGAGTCGCAGCCGCATCTCGTCGGCCGGGTGATGACGCGCGGCGAGATGCTGCGGATGCTCGAGACGTGGCTCCGGCTGCAACAGTTCTGGGACGCGACGCCCGCGGTCGCGAGCCAGCCGATCGCGGCGCCGTTGTTCGTCGTCGGTCCGCCGCGCACGGGAACGACGATCCTGCTCGAGCTGCTCGCGCTCGACCCTGCGTTGCGCGCGCCGCTGGCGTGGGAGGCGCTCCAGCCGCTACCGGTACTGCGCGACGGCGACGCGGCCGCCGATCGCGAGCGTCGCCGCGAGCTCTCGGAATGCGAGCAGGAGCTCTGGTCCGACGTGCATCCGGAGTTCATGACGATGCACGAGCTCGCGAGCGATCTGCCGTGCGAGTGCGTGCACTTCCTCGCCTACGACTTCGCAGGACCGCACTGGTCGATGCTCTACGACACGCCGTCGTTCACGGGCTGGCAGCTCGAACACATCGAGCCGCTCCTCGCGCGCGTGTACCGCTTGCATCGCCGCATGCTCCAGACGTTCCAATACGGCGACGCGCCCCGGCAGTGGCTCTTGAAGTCACCCGGACATCTGCAGACGCTCGCGCAGGTGTTCGCCGAGTATCCCGACGCGCGAGTGATCCACACGCACCGCGATCCGCGCCGTTTCATCGCGTCGCTCGTCAGCCTGCTCGCGGTGCTGCGGTTCACCCGCAGCGACCGCGTCGACGTCGCGAGCCTCGGCCCGCTGATGGAGCTGACGTACCAGATGTTCCTCGAGCAGGTCATCGACCAACGGACGAGTGGCGCGATCCCCGACGAACGCATCGTCGACAGCCACTTCGTCGACCTCATGGCGGATCCCGTCGGCGCGCTCGGGAAGCTCTACGAGCAGCTCGACCTCGCGTGGCCCGCACACCACGACCGCACGGTGCGCGACTATCTCGCCGCGAAGCCGAAGGGCAAGCACGGCGCGCACCGGTACACGTTCGCCGACGTCGGGCTCGACGAGGACTCCGTGCGCCGGTCGT
- a CDS encoding dihydrodipicolinate reductase, with protein sequence MYRVIQWATGGVGKAAIEGVLTHPELELVGCWVHSASKDGRDVGELIDRDPIGVTASTNVDDVLALDADCVVYAPVLADPKVVARILRSGKNVVTPVGWVYPQPEHVVDLEAAAREGRVTLHGTGIHPGGITERFPLMVSALSNAVTRVRAEEFSDIRTYAAPDVVHDVMLFGKTPEEARSSIMTTVLGQGFKQSVRMVAAEMGFAIDPELRTTHEVAVATAPIDSPIGPIEPGLVAAQRFRWEGLVDGEPVIVAAVNWFMGQENLDPAWSFGPEGERFEVEITGDPPVLLTFHELHPSSIEEGLRRNRGIVATAMHCVNSVPYVCRAEPGIRTYLDLPLIAGRAAPALRAE encoded by the coding sequence ATGTATCGCGTCATTCAATGGGCGACCGGTGGTGTGGGCAAGGCCGCGATCGAGGGCGTGCTCACGCACCCCGAGCTCGAGCTCGTCGGGTGCTGGGTGCACAGTGCGTCGAAAGACGGTCGCGACGTCGGTGAGCTCATCGACCGCGATCCGATCGGCGTGACCGCGTCGACGAACGTCGACGACGTGCTCGCGCTCGACGCCGACTGTGTCGTCTACGCACCCGTGCTCGCCGACCCGAAGGTCGTCGCCCGCATCCTGCGCTCGGGCAAGAACGTCGTCACACCGGTCGGTTGGGTCTACCCGCAACCCGAGCACGTCGTCGACCTCGAGGCCGCGGCGCGCGAAGGCCGCGTGACCTTGCACGGCACCGGTATCCATCCCGGCGGCATCACGGAGCGCTTCCCGTTGATGGTGTCGGCGTTGTCGAACGCGGTGACGCGCGTGCGCGCCGAGGAGTTCAGCGACATCCGCACGTACGCGGCCCCCGACGTCGTGCACGACGTGATGCTGTTCGGCAAGACGCCGGAGGAAGCGCGCTCGAGCATCATGACGACGGTGCTCGGCCAGGGCTTCAAGCAGTCGGTGCGCATGGTCGCGGCCGAGATGGGCTTCGCGATCGATCCCGAGCTGCGCACGACGCACGAGGTCGCCGTCGCGACCGCGCCCATCGATTCGCCGATCGGTCCGATCGAGCCCGGACTCGTCGCCGCGCAGCGCTTCCGCTGGGAAGGTCTCGTCGACGGCGAGCCCGTGATCGTCGCGGCCGTGAACTGGTTCATGGGCCAGGAGAACCTCGACCCCGCGTGGAGCTTCGGACCGGAAGGCGAGCGCTTCGAGGTCGAGATCACGGGCGACCCGCCGGTGCTGCTCACGTTCCACGAGCTGCATCCGTCGTCGATCGAGGAAGGGCTGCGCCGCAACCGCGGGATCGTCGCGACCGCGATGCACTGCGTGAACTCGGTGCCGTACGTGTGCCGCGCCGAGCCCGGCATCCGCACCTACCTCGACCTGCCGCTCATCGCCGGCCGCGCCGCCCCCGCTCTGCGCGCCGAATGA